A single window of Sphingobacterium sp. ML3W DNA harbors:
- a CDS encoding RagB/SusD family nutrient uptake outer membrane protein, protein MKIYISIFSISTLLSFCCCTDFLEVKPDIKMVIPNSLADAELLLNDYSTMNTGYPVYGELSADEYYVALETFDGMLDFDQRNTYTWMDIIYDDVAQWQRPYKAVFNANQALEIINNNSADTKIDIKK, encoded by the coding sequence ATGAAAATATACATTTCTATTTTTAGTATCTCTACGCTATTGTCTTTTTGTTGCTGTACTGATTTTTTAGAGGTAAAGCCCGATATCAAAATGGTTATCCCTAATAGTCTAGCGGATGCTGAGCTTTTACTAAACGATTATTCTACCATGAATACAGGCTATCCAGTATATGGCGAATTATCTGCTGATGAATACTATGTAGCTTTGGAAACATTCGATGGCATGCTAGATTTTGATCAGCGTAATACTTATACTTGGATGGATATCATCTATGATGATGTAGCACAATGGCAAAGACCTTACAAAGCAGTTTTCAATGCCAATCAGGCATTGGAGATTATTAATAATAACAGTGCTGATACTAAGATAGATATTAAAAAGTAA
- a CDS encoding RagB/SusD family nutrient uptake outer membrane protein: MAGIAYFFRAFAFQQLVEVFAPAYREVTAATEMGIPLRLNPGIDDPSVRASLHETYDQIIKDYQNAAHKLPLIEGIKGRPSRASAYAGLARTYLVMGQYENAFLYADSCLQLKSELMNFNDLDKDRDLPIDRFNVEVLFAAGSTTAVPMSLNVGLVDSMLYKSYLSDDLRKSIFFSKNTYPVDSYGFKGSYDNAMASLFVGFTTSEVYLIKAEAAARIGKIDAALVALNTLCESRFERGTYVIVKEQKPELLLPLILKERQKELVFRGRRWSDLKRLNLETRYQKKLKREMHGIVYQLEPNSRKYAYRLPEIVINNGKLSQNKR; the protein is encoded by the coding sequence TTGGCGGGTATTGCATATTTCTTTCGTGCATTTGCCTTCCAGCAATTGGTCGAAGTGTTTGCGCCTGCCTATCGAGAAGTAACTGCTGCAACTGAAATGGGCATCCCATTACGATTGAATCCAGGTATTGATGATCCTTCTGTTCGCGCATCACTACATGAAACTTACGATCAAATTATAAAGGATTATCAAAATGCAGCCCATAAACTACCACTTATCGAAGGAATAAAGGGAAGGCCTTCGCGTGCAAGTGCATATGCGGGTTTGGCAAGAACCTACTTGGTGATGGGGCAATATGAAAATGCCTTTTTATATGCAGACTCCTGTTTGCAGTTGAAAAGTGAGCTGATGAATTTTAATGATTTAGATAAGGACAGGGATTTACCAATTGATCGGTTCAATGTGGAAGTACTATTCGCTGCGGGTTCTACAACTGCTGTACCTATGAGCCTTAATGTCGGTTTGGTTGATTCGATGCTATACAAAAGTTATTTGTCGGATGATTTAAGAAAAAGTATTTTCTTTAGTAAGAACACGTATCCAGTAGATTCATATGGTTTCAAAGGAAGCTATGATAATGCTATGGCAAGTTTGTTTGTGGGTTTCACAACAAGTGAAGTTTACTTAATCAAAGCGGAAGCAGCTGCAAGAATTGGAAAAATAGATGCGGCCTTGGTAGCATTGAATACTTTGTGTGAAAGTCGATTTGAACGAGGTACATATGTAATTGTTAAAGAGCAAAAACCCGAATTGCTGTTACCCTTGATTTTGAAAGAAAGACAAAAAGAATTGGTTTTCCGTGGTCGTCGCTGGTCGGATCTAAAAAGATTGAATCTGGAAACTCGTTATCAGAAAAAGTTGAAGCGGGAGATGCATGGTATAGTCTATCAACTGGAACCCAATAGTCGAAAATATGCCTACCGGCTCCCTGAAATCGTGATTAATAATGGAAAACTATCGCAAAATAAAAGGTAA